A genome region from Leifsonia sp. Root112D2 includes the following:
- the metK gene encoding methionine adenosyltransferase, which yields MAELRLFTSESVTEGHPDKICDQVSDSILDALLTVDPHSRVAVETLVTTGLVHVAGEVATSAYVEIPAIVRELITSIGYTSSDVWFDGRSCGVSISIGGQSPDIAQGVNDAYETREGSSVDDDDRQGAGDQGIMFGYATTETPQLMPVPIWLAHRMAERLAEVRKSEVVDYLRPDGKTQVTVGYDGIVPRTIETVVLSTQHSPKVSTEQLRAELAELVIEPVLNAVELEHAGVRTLINPTGRFEIGGPQGDAGLTGRKIIVDTYGGASRHGGGAFSGKDPSKVDRSAAYAMRWVAKNAVAAGFADRLEVQVAYAIGKASPVGLYVETFGTAKVPEDRIISAIREVFDLRPSAIIRDLDLLRPIYAKTATYGHFGRELPEFTWERTDRVEDLRSAARL from the coding sequence GAATCCGTTACCGAAGGGCATCCCGACAAGATCTGTGACCAGGTCTCGGACAGCATCCTCGACGCACTTCTGACGGTCGACCCGCACAGCCGGGTAGCGGTGGAGACACTCGTCACCACCGGCCTCGTGCATGTCGCGGGTGAGGTGGCCACGAGTGCATATGTCGAGATCCCCGCCATCGTTCGAGAACTCATCACCTCGATCGGCTATACCTCCTCCGATGTCTGGTTCGACGGCCGTTCCTGCGGCGTCTCGATCTCCATCGGCGGGCAGTCGCCCGACATCGCGCAGGGCGTCAATGATGCCTACGAGACGCGCGAGGGTTCCAGCGTCGACGACGACGACCGCCAGGGCGCCGGCGACCAGGGCATCATGTTCGGCTATGCCACCACCGAGACGCCGCAGCTCATGCCCGTGCCGATCTGGCTCGCCCACCGCATGGCCGAGCGCCTCGCCGAGGTGCGCAAGAGCGAGGTCGTGGACTACCTGCGACCTGACGGCAAGACCCAGGTGACCGTCGGCTACGACGGCATAGTGCCCCGCACCATCGAGACCGTCGTGCTCTCCACTCAGCACTCGCCCAAGGTTTCCACCGAGCAACTGCGCGCCGAGCTCGCCGAGCTCGTCATCGAGCCCGTGCTGAACGCGGTCGAGCTCGAGCATGCGGGGGTACGCACTCTCATTAACCCGACGGGGCGATTCGAGATCGGCGGCCCGCAGGGCGACGCCGGCCTCACCGGCCGCAAGATCATCGTCGACACGTATGGGGGAGCGAGCCGGCACGGTGGCGGCGCCTTCAGCGGCAAGGACCCGTCGAAGGTCGACCGTTCCGCCGCATATGCCATGCGCTGGGTGGCGAAGAATGCCGTGGCCGCGGGCTTCGCCGACCGTCTCGAGGTGCAGGTGGCCTACGCGATAGGCAAGGCCTCACCCGTCGGCCTGTACGTGGAGACGTTCGGCACCGCCAAGGTGCCCGAAGACCGCATCATCTCCGCCATCCGTGAGGTGTTCGACCTGCGGCCTTCCGCGATCATTCGCGACCTCGACCTGCTGCGCCCCATTTACGCGAAGACCGCAACGTATGGTCACTTCGGCCGTGAGCTGCCGGAATTCACCTGGGAGCGCACCGACCGCGTCGAGGATCTGCGCTCCGCAGCCCGCCTCTAG
- the fmt gene encoding methionyl-tRNA formyltransferase codes for MRLVFAGTPNVAVAALQVLADGPHDVVAVISRSDAPLGRKRVLTPSAVAAHAAQLGIPTIKANRLDEATTAEITALSPDLGVIVAYGGLVREPLLSAPRLGWINLHFSLLPRWRGAAPVQGAILAGDTATGAAVFQLVAGLDAGDVYASLSRAIGPDETSGELLDALSHTGAELLATVVDDLAAGRATASPQRGEPTAAAKITLQDARIDWTVGATEAYNRIRAVTPEPGAFTEIDGQRLKIGAARLAPDASGLAPGALEADAAGVLVGTASHPIRLLEVQPAGKRPMCALDWWRGLANREKAVAR; via the coding sequence ATGAGGCTCGTGTTCGCCGGAACCCCGAACGTTGCCGTTGCCGCGCTTCAGGTGCTGGCCGACGGCCCCCACGATGTCGTCGCCGTCATCTCTCGCAGCGACGCGCCGCTCGGACGCAAACGAGTGCTCACGCCCTCGGCCGTCGCCGCGCACGCCGCCCAACTCGGCATCCCGACGATCAAGGCGAACCGGCTCGATGAGGCCACAACCGCCGAGATCACCGCCCTCTCGCCGGATCTCGGCGTGATAGTCGCCTACGGCGGCCTGGTGCGCGAGCCCCTTTTGAGCGCGCCACGGCTCGGCTGGATCAACCTGCACTTCTCGCTGCTGCCGCGCTGGCGTGGTGCAGCCCCCGTTCAGGGGGCCATCCTCGCCGGCGACACCGCGACCGGCGCCGCCGTGTTCCAGCTCGTGGCGGGCCTGGATGCTGGTGATGTTTACGCGAGCCTCAGCCGCGCCATCGGGCCGGATGAAACATCCGGCGAACTGCTCGACGCACTGTCGCACACCGGAGCCGAACTGTTAGCGACAGTCGTCGACGATCTCGCCGCCGGGCGCGCGACAGCGTCACCGCAGCGGGGCGAGCCGACCGCCGCCGCAAAGATCACTCTGCAGGATGCCCGCATCGACTGGACCGTCGGCGCAACGGAGGCGTACAACCGCATTCGTGCCGTCACACCGGAACCCGGCGCTTTCACGGAAATCGACGGCCAGCGGCTGAAGATCGGCGCAGCGCGACTCGCGCCCGATGCCTCCGGGCTTGCCCCTGGCGCACTCGAGGCGGATGCGGCCGGGGTGCTCGTGGGCACCGCAAGCCACCCGATTCGACTTCTCGAGGTTCAGCCCGCGGGCAAGCGCCCCATGTGTGCGCTCGACTGGTGGCGCGGCCTCGCGAATCGCGAGAAGGCGGTGGCGCGATGA
- a CDS encoding RsmB/NOP family class I SAM-dependent RNA methyltransferase: protein MNPKPSGGRPNRVGSYAQPARRVALEVITAVRESDAYANLLLPTRIARAGLSQADAGLATELTYGTLRMLGYYDRVIALAARRDVDKIDAPILDVLRLGAHQLLSMRVAKHAAVNESVALAHTVGSQSATGFCNGVLREITRHTPDEWRERVRAAANGADDALGALASHPAWIIRAFRQALEAEGRASELEALLEADNAPPRVNLVALPGVAEIPADAERNRFAPTGFVLAGGDPQAIVTGNAGAVRVQDEGSQLAALALTRARPVVAGERWLDLCAGPGGKAALLAAEARLGGATLIANELVPARAELVRNALAPVPGETPVWERDGISIGESDPEGFDRILLDAPCTGLGALRRRPEARWRKSPRDVAELGRLQAELLDAAVRALKPGGILAYVTCSPHVAETRIAVDDAVKRWHGEIEPLPTRQLVSAVTLTEPDLAGRDDQVQLWPHRHGTDAMFIALLTKQPSTERT, encoded by the coding sequence ATGAACCCCAAGCCATCCGGCGGGCGACCGAACAGAGTCGGCTCGTACGCGCAGCCGGCCCGTCGCGTGGCGCTGGAGGTCATCACGGCCGTGCGCGAGTCGGATGCCTATGCCAACCTGCTGCTGCCTACCCGCATTGCCCGGGCGGGCCTGTCACAGGCGGATGCCGGCCTGGCCACCGAACTCACGTACGGCACGCTGCGCATGCTCGGCTACTACGACCGCGTCATTGCGCTGGCCGCGCGCCGCGATGTCGACAAAATCGACGCGCCGATTCTGGACGTGCTGCGTCTCGGCGCGCACCAGCTTCTCTCGATGCGCGTCGCGAAGCACGCCGCCGTCAATGAGTCCGTCGCGCTCGCCCACACCGTCGGGTCACAGTCGGCGACGGGCTTCTGCAACGGCGTGCTGCGCGAGATCACCCGGCACACGCCCGATGAATGGCGGGAGCGCGTGCGGGCCGCGGCGAACGGCGCTGATGACGCGCTGGGCGCGTTGGCGTCGCATCCGGCCTGGATCATTCGCGCGTTTCGGCAGGCGCTGGAGGCTGAGGGGCGCGCGAGTGAACTCGAGGCCCTGCTCGAGGCGGACAACGCGCCGCCGCGCGTGAACCTCGTGGCACTGCCCGGTGTTGCCGAGATTCCGGCGGATGCCGAGCGCAATCGTTTCGCGCCCACCGGCTTCGTGCTGGCCGGGGGAGACCCCCAGGCCATCGTGACCGGCAATGCGGGTGCCGTGCGGGTTCAGGACGAGGGCTCGCAGCTCGCGGCGCTCGCGCTTACCCGGGCACGCCCGGTTGTTGCGGGAGAGCGCTGGCTCGACCTGTGTGCCGGGCCTGGCGGCAAGGCGGCGTTGCTGGCCGCCGAGGCACGCCTCGGCGGCGCGACCCTGATCGCCAACGAGCTGGTACCCGCACGCGCCGAACTGGTGCGCAATGCGTTAGCGCCCGTTCCGGGCGAGACGCCGGTCTGGGAACGCGACGGCATCTCGATAGGCGAGAGCGACCCCGAAGGTTTCGACCGCATTCTGCTGGATGCCCCATGCACCGGCCTCGGCGCACTGCGTCGGCGCCCCGAGGCCCGCTGGCGCAAGTCGCCCCGAGACGTGGCAGAACTGGGGCGTCTGCAGGCCGAACTGCTCGACGCCGCGGTGCGCGCACTGAAGCCGGGGGGCATTCTCGCCTACGTGACCTGCTCGCCGCATGTGGCAGAGACGCGCATTGCCGTCGACGATGCGGTCAAACGCTGGCACGGCGAGATCGAGCCGCTGCCGACCCGCCAGCTGGTCTCGGCCGTCACGCTCACCGAACCAGATCTCGCGGGCCGCGACGACCAGGTGCAGTTGTGGCCGCACCGGCACGGCACTGACGCGATGTTCATCGCCCTGCTGACGAAGCAGCCCTCGACGGAACGCACGTAG